Proteins encoded within one genomic window of Deltaproteobacteria bacterium HGW-Deltaproteobacteria-2:
- a CDS encoding Fis family transcriptional regulator: MAKILVVDDDQGMREFMEIMLAQEGYDVTSIGEPVKAIDLCRKTAFDLIITDLKMPKISGIDFLKVIKDHRPDAIVILITAYASGETAIKAMKEGAYDYVEKGGSIEEIKKVVRSALQKKGLIENNIGEEKLLADAANSFCGMIGTNREMIKIFATIKKVSDTLANILILGESGTGKELVARAIHENSSRLKKPFVAINSGGIPENLLESELFGYMKGSFTGAYADKPGFFEMARGGTIFLDEIGELSPTLQVKLLRVVQERTFRRIGGSEDIKADVRIISATNQNLKEKVSKGEFREDLYYRLNVIPIHLPPLRERKEDIPLLISYFIIKYAEMFGKEIRDISSYAMELLTNYAFPGNVRELENIIERSVAMESSNIILPESLTLHPEASQSVPRFDIEITDKGIDLNMEMGKIEKIIIEKALQKTNGSKVKAAELLNVTLDSLRYRIEKLGVE; encoded by the coding sequence ATGGCGAAAATTCTGGTTGTTGATGATGATCAGGGCATGAGAGAATTTATGGAAATTATGCTTGCTCAGGAAGGCTACGATGTAACCAGCATCGGAGAACCGGTAAAAGCAATTGATCTATGCCGCAAGACCGCCTTTGATCTGATTATTACCGATTTAAAAATGCCTAAAATCAGTGGAATTGATTTTCTCAAAGTCATCAAGGATCACAGACCTGATGCCATAGTTATTCTTATTACGGCTTACGCTTCAGGAGAAACAGCAATAAAAGCGATGAAAGAAGGGGCTTATGATTATGTGGAAAAAGGCGGAAGTATTGAAGAAATAAAAAAAGTTGTACGCTCGGCCCTGCAGAAAAAAGGATTGATTGAAAATAATATTGGGGAAGAAAAATTACTGGCAGATGCGGCAAATTCATTCTGCGGAATGATCGGAACCAACAGGGAAATGATTAAAATATTCGCGACAATAAAAAAAGTGTCCGATACACTGGCGAATATTTTAATACTGGGTGAAAGCGGAACAGGAAAAGAGCTTGTCGCGCGTGCTATTCATGAAAATTCTTCCCGTCTAAAAAAACCATTTGTGGCCATTAACAGTGGTGGAATACCGGAGAATCTTCTGGAGAGCGAACTTTTCGGATACATGAAAGGCTCTTTTACCGGAGCTTACGCCGATAAACCGGGATTCTTTGAAATGGCGCGTGGCGGCACCATATTTCTTGATGAAATAGGCGAGTTATCTCCGACTTTGCAAGTCAAGCTCTTGAGGGTGGTTCAGGAAAGAACATTCAGGCGGATAGGTGGTTCGGAAGACATCAAGGCAGATGTACGCATCATTTCCGCGACAAATCAGAATTTAAAGGAAAAGGTAAGCAAGGGAGAATTTCGAGAAGACCTCTATTATAGACTCAATGTTATTCCCATTCATCTTCCTCCGCTGAGAGAGCGGAAAGAAGACATTCCTCTTCTTATCAGTTATTTTATAATAAAATATGCGGAAATGTTCGGCAAGGAGATACGGGATATTTCTTCATATGCCATGGAATTGTTGACAAATTATGCTTTTCCGGGCAACGTTCGTGAATTAGAAAATATTATTGAACGCAGTGTCGCCATGGAGAGCTCCAACATAATACTTCCGGAAAGCTTAACTTTGCATCCTGAAGCGTCTCAAAGTGTCCCAAGGTTTGATATTGAGATAACGGATAAAGGAATTGACCTCAACATGGAGATGGGAAAAATAGAAAAGATAATAATTGAAAAAGCTTTGCAGAAAACTAATGGATCAAAAGTAAAGGCTGCTGAATTGTTAAATGTCACCTTAGATTCTTTGCGCTACCGCATTGAAAAGCTTGGCGTTGAATAA
- a CDS encoding ABC transporter ATP-binding protein, translating into MKAFRSRPSIMVNRREEEKKAELEIQNLRLSFGGVVAVKDVDLKVHTGELMAIIGPNGAGKTSLLNCITGFYRAQQGKILFNGKDITHLHTHELVGVGIGRTFQNIELFPGMTVLANMTLARHIHCQYSFIKSFLFSKSVREEEIRHRQILEEIIDFLEMQSIRKKTVGSLPYGMQKRVELGRALALEPKLLVLDEPFAGMNMEEKEDMVRFLLELNHRWGLTMILVEHDMSIVMSIAQRIMVLNFGEKLGEGSAEEVSVNPEVIKAYLGEAEAL; encoded by the coding sequence ATGAAGGCTTTTCGCAGCCGGCCGTCGATAATGGTCAATCGGCGGGAAGAAGAAAAAAAAGCTGAGCTGGAGATTCAGAATTTACGTTTGAGTTTCGGCGGAGTCGTTGCCGTCAAGGATGTTGATCTTAAAGTTCACACCGGTGAACTAATGGCGATTATTGGTCCCAATGGAGCAGGGAAAACTAGCCTTCTCAACTGCATAACCGGTTTTTACCGGGCCCAGCAGGGGAAAATACTTTTCAACGGTAAAGACATCACTCATCTGCATACCCATGAACTTGTTGGTGTGGGCATAGGCAGAACTTTCCAGAATATAGAACTTTTTCCGGGAATGACTGTTCTGGCCAATATGACTCTGGCGCGTCATATTCACTGTCAATACAGTTTCATCAAATCATTTCTTTTTTCCAAATCCGTAAGAGAAGAAGAAATTCGTCACAGGCAGATTCTTGAAGAAATAATTGATTTTCTGGAAATGCAGTCCATACGTAAAAAAACAGTCGGCTCTCTTCCTTATGGAATGCAGAAAAGAGTGGAGCTGGGCCGGGCGCTTGCTCTGGAGCCAAAGTTGCTGGTTCTTGATGAACCTTTCGCCGGTATGAACATGGAAGAAAAAGAGGATATGGTTCGCTTTCTTCTGGAGTTGAATCATAGATGGGGGCTTACCATGATTCTGGTCGAACATGATATGTCTATTGTCATGAGCATTGCCCAGAGAATTATGGTTTTAAACTTCGGTGAAAAACTGGGTGAAGGAAGCGCCGAAGAAGTCAGCGTCAATCCTGAAGTCATCAAAGCTTATCTTGGCGAAGCTGAAGCTTTATAG
- a CDS encoding long-chain fatty acid--CoA ligase → MKNWVKEAPKKSASILKSSKLILAKLKLYRHLRRYILHKEEQHKTKTRLTLPQLLVENATTYGDTKTAIREKAYGIWQKYNWADYCRYMRTTAAGYASLNLKRGENVCMIVHNHPEWLFSELAAHALGATTLNLFTSSIADELAFSIKRINSPVVVVQDQEQVDKLLEVKDKLPQTKKVIYIDPTGMTSYEDDPWLISYARLLEEGEKFIKNHPDFIENEINKGRPEDIAVMIQTSGTTGIPKLAMLSHRNLTTMAGQWVEAANIKPEENWLSMSPPAWIVDQMWGMGVALGSAMCMNFPETAETVLEDFRDIGPSMIITSSRFWEDMASRIRVKISDASWLKKKLFYFGEKIGKKVVEKQSHKEPLPLSLQALYKVMSVAVYRPLLDRLGCARFRSAFTGGHPISPDVILFFRAMGLNLKQCYGLTESCGIFQIQPDDEVKLETVGKPLTLTEVKIADDQEVLVKSEANFSGYHNDYESTQNAFENGWLKTGDAGYIDNDGHLLIIGRKEDIIRNKSGEAFSPDFIETRLKFSPYIKEAVTFGEARPYITAMINIDLGNVGNWAEDRMIPYTTYMDLSQQQAVEELILKEVITVNEQLPEVMKIKKIVLLYKLLDADDEELTRTGKVRRRFVYGLYLKIIEAMYNNQKNVEVTGKVKYRDGRIGEIETTINIINVS, encoded by the coding sequence GTGAAAAACTGGGTGAAGGAAGCGCCGAAGAAGTCAGCGTCAATCCTGAAGTCATCAAAGCTTATCTTGGCGAAGCTGAAGCTTTATAGACATTTAAGGCGTTATATTTTGCATAAAGAAGAACAACATAAAACAAAAACCAGATTAACGCTGCCGCAGTTGTTGGTAGAAAATGCCACTACGTATGGCGATACCAAAACAGCAATACGTGAAAAGGCATATGGCATATGGCAGAAATACAACTGGGCAGATTACTGCCGGTATATGCGGACAACAGCGGCCGGGTATGCTTCGCTTAATCTTAAGCGCGGTGAAAACGTCTGTATGATTGTGCATAATCATCCCGAGTGGCTTTTCTCGGAGCTGGCCGCGCACGCTCTGGGCGCGACAACTCTAAATTTGTTTACTTCTTCCATTGCCGATGAACTGGCTTTTTCCATCAAACGGATTAACTCACCTGTCGTAGTTGTCCAGGATCAGGAGCAGGTGGATAAACTTTTGGAGGTCAAAGATAAACTACCGCAGACAAAAAAAGTTATCTATATTGATCCCACGGGCATGACTTCGTATGAGGATGATCCGTGGCTGATAAGCTATGCCAGACTTCTGGAAGAAGGGGAAAAATTCATCAAAAATCATCCTGATTTTATCGAAAATGAAATAAATAAAGGCAGACCAGAGGATATCGCTGTAATGATCCAGACTTCAGGAACCACCGGCATTCCCAAACTGGCCATGTTGTCACACCGTAATCTGACCACTATGGCCGGACAGTGGGTGGAAGCTGCAAATATCAAGCCGGAAGAAAACTGGCTGTCGATGTCTCCGCCAGCGTGGATTGTTGATCAGATGTGGGGGATGGGCGTTGCGCTCGGAAGTGCCATGTGTATGAATTTTCCGGAAACCGCTGAAACGGTTTTGGAAGATTTTCGGGATATCGGCCCTTCGATGATTATTACCTCTTCGCGCTTCTGGGAAGATATGGCCTCACGCATCCGGGTAAAAATATCCGATGCGAGCTGGTTGAAAAAGAAATTATTTTATTTTGGTGAAAAAATCGGTAAAAAGGTTGTGGAAAAACAATCGCACAAAGAGCCTTTGCCTTTATCACTGCAAGCTTTATATAAAGTAATGTCTGTCGCAGTTTATCGTCCGCTTCTTGATCGTTTGGGGTGCGCTCGTTTTCGGAGCGCCTTTACCGGTGGTCATCCCATCAGTCCCGATGTCATTTTATTTTTCCGGGCGATGGGCTTGAATTTAAAACAATGCTATGGTCTCACGGAATCGTGTGGCATCTTTCAGATACAGCCTGACGATGAAGTCAAACTGGAAACGGTGGGCAAACCTCTGACACTGACTGAAGTAAAAATAGCTGATGATCAGGAAGTGCTGGTCAAATCCGAAGCAAATTTCTCCGGTTATCACAATGATTATGAGTCAACGCAAAACGCTTTTGAAAACGGCTGGCTCAAAACCGGCGATGCCGGATACATCGACAACGACGGCCATTTGCTGATCATTGGCCGCAAGGAAGATATTATTCGCAATAAAAGCGGCGAGGCATTTTCGCCTGATTTTATCGAGACGCGTCTTAAATTCAGTCCATATATTAAAGAAGCCGTTACCTTCGGTGAAGCTCGCCCCTATATCACGGCCATGATTAATATTGATCTGGGCAATGTTGGCAACTGGGCGGAGGACAGAATGATCCCGTACACAACATACATGGATCTTTCCCAGCAACAGGCAGTAGAGGAATTGATTCTCAAAGAAGTTATAACGGTAAATGAACAGCTTCCCGAAGTAATGAAGATAAAAAAAATTGTTCTGCTGTATAAATTACTGGATGCGGATGACGAAGAGCTTACACGTACCGGTAAAGTGCGCCGCCGCTTTGTTTACGGCTTGTATCTGAAGATAATTGAGGCTATGTACAATAATCAGAAGAATGTTGAGGTTACCGGCAAGGTAAAGTATCGCGATGGAAGAATAGGCGAAATAGAAACAACGATCAATATTATTAATGTGAGTTAG
- a CDS encoding branched-chain amino acid ABC transporter permease produces MEFFLQLLVNGVCVGLLYGISAMGFVMIFKSSSVLNFAHGELLALGAFFFLSLVTWAQLPVFVAFILTLIGCFILGFLIERFFLRPLIGEKLIFVIMLTVGLAAMFKGLILLIWGGNLYTYPEFLPPTMGLQFGAIYIAPVYSATLVISVIFLVLFGLFFKKSAQGIYMRSVADNQKAALSLGVHVRRVFALSWAIAALVASMSGIVLGIINGVNVHDLSSIGLKVFPVVILGGLDSIGGAIIGGIIIGLLETFTGGYLSPSLRDVVPYIVLVFILMVKPYGLFGLVEIERV; encoded by the coding sequence ATGGAATTTTTTCTGCAATTATTAGTCAACGGCGTTTGCGTGGGGCTGCTCTACGGTATTTCCGCGATGGGCTTTGTCATGATTTTTAAATCATCGAGTGTATTGAATTTCGCCCATGGAGAACTGCTGGCATTGGGAGCTTTCTTTTTTCTTTCGCTAGTTACCTGGGCGCAATTGCCAGTTTTCGTCGCTTTTATTCTTACCCTTATCGGTTGCTTTATTCTTGGATTCCTAATTGAGAGATTTTTTCTGCGTCCGTTAATCGGCGAAAAACTTATTTTTGTTATTATGCTGACAGTAGGACTGGCCGCCATGTTCAAAGGCCTGATTCTTCTGATCTGGGGCGGTAATTTATATACCTATCCGGAATTCCTGCCCCCGACAATGGGGCTGCAATTTGGTGCCATCTATATAGCACCGGTTTATTCGGCCACGCTGGTCATCAGCGTTATTTTTCTTGTTCTGTTCGGGTTATTCTTTAAAAAATCAGCCCAGGGGATTTATATGCGCTCAGTTGCCGATAATCAGAAAGCGGCGCTATCGCTGGGTGTTCATGTGCGACGAGTATTCGCGCTTTCCTGGGCGATTGCCGCGCTTGTCGCTTCCATGAGCGGCATTGTTCTCGGAATTATCAACGGCGTCAATGTTCATGATTTGAGTTCCATCGGCCTTAAAGTTTTCCCTGTGGTTATTTTGGGGGGGCTGGACAGCATCGGCGGCGCGATTATCGGCGGAATTATCATCGGGCTTCTGGAGACATTTACAGGCGGTTACCTGTCGCCATCGTTGCGTGACGTTGTTCCTTATATTGTTCTTGTATTTATTTTGATGGTCAAGCCATACGGTTTGTTTGGCCTGGTGGAAATTGAAAGAGTTTAG
- a CDS encoding branched-chain amino acid ABC transporter permease gives MKKLSFHPCGNYRETYKQELNIFETDFGRLWLFVFLAMLFFVAPFVLSPYMLYILNTIGIAAIAAIGLNILIGYTGQISLGHGAFFGVGAYAAAILATRLGVGFYVAIPAAGIITALIGMIFGIPSGRLKGLYLTIATLAGQFIIEYVLIQWDSLTKGTMGITLPSPQIMNWQIAGDKAFFFLIFVSLVLMTWFAVNIIRSKYGRAFIAIRDNDRAAEGMGIPIFKYKLLSFGISSFYAGFAGALWAYYMVSITTEPFNLGLSVEYIAMVIIGGMGNIPGAIFGATFITLLNEFLRFFTGVLMNVPAIASWGLNMAPLREFVFGLAIVLFILIEPKGLAEIWRIIRSSFRLWPFSY, from the coding sequence ATGAAAAAATTATCTTTTCATCCCTGCGGTAATTATCGTGAGACTTACAAGCAGGAATTAAATATTTTCGAAACCGATTTCGGCAGGCTTTGGCTGTTTGTTTTTCTGGCAATGCTTTTCTTTGTCGCTCCTTTTGTTTTAAGTCCATACATGCTCTATATTCTGAATACAATCGGTATCGCGGCCATTGCCGCCATCGGTCTTAATATTTTGATCGGTTACACCGGGCAGATTTCTCTGGGACACGGCGCCTTCTTTGGCGTGGGGGCTTACGCTGCGGCGATTCTGGCTACAAGACTGGGAGTGGGATTTTACGTAGCAATTCCTGCGGCGGGTATTATTACCGCTCTCATCGGTATGATTTTTGGTATACCTTCAGGAAGATTGAAAGGTCTTTATCTGACAATAGCCACACTGGCCGGACAATTTATCATTGAGTACGTTTTGATACAGTGGGACAGTCTAACTAAAGGCACAATGGGAATTACTCTTCCTTCGCCGCAAATCATGAATTGGCAGATAGCGGGAGACAAAGCTTTTTTCTTCCTGATTTTCGTGAGCCTTGTTTTGATGACCTGGTTTGCGGTAAATATAATCAGGAGCAAATACGGGCGGGCTTTTATAGCCATCCGTGATAATGACCGTGCCGCAGAAGGTATGGGTATCCCGATTTTCAAATACAAACTACTTTCGTTCGGCATCAGTTCTTTTTACGCGGGATTTGCCGGAGCCCTTTGGGCTTATTATATGGTGAGCATTACAACGGAACCTTTTAACCTGGGGCTTTCCGTTGAATATATAGCCATGGTAATTATCGGCGGCATGGGCAATATTCCCGGCGCGATTTTTGGAGCTACCTTTATTACACTGCTGAATGAATTTTTACGATTTTTCACCGGTGTGTTAATGAATGTTCCTGCAATAGCCAGTTGGGGTTTAAACATGGCTCCGCTGCGCGAATTTGTTTTTGGTCTGGCGATTGTGTTATTTATATTAATAGAACCGAAGGGCTTGGCTGAAATCTGGCGAATAATTCGTTCCAGTTTCCGGCTCTGGCCGTTTTCGTATTGA
- a CDS encoding ABC transporter ATP-binding protein has translation MGDILLQLNNISVVYSDVIQVLKGVSLSVEKGHIVSLLGSNGAGKTTTLKAISGLLKPENGEVTEGTIIYNGVNIQNQAPEFITRQGIIQVLEGRQPFKYLTIEENLRVGTATRFGKPYKQDLELVYNYFPALVQRRKALAGYCSGGELQMLVIGRALMAHPQLLLLDEPSLGLAPLVVQEIFRIIKKINEEQQATIILVEQNARMALQVAHYGYVMENGKVMMEGTSKELSDNPDIKEFYLGMAASGIAKSYKDVKSYRRRKRWL, from the coding sequence ATGGGCGATATTCTTCTACAACTTAATAATATATCTGTTGTATATTCAGATGTTATACAGGTATTAAAAGGTGTTTCTTTAAGTGTGGAAAAGGGCCATATCGTGTCTCTTTTGGGTAGTAACGGTGCCGGTAAAACAACCACGCTCAAAGCCATATCAGGGTTGCTGAAACCGGAAAACGGTGAAGTAACAGAAGGAACAATAATCTACAACGGAGTCAACATTCAGAATCAGGCGCCGGAATTCATTACCCGTCAGGGCATCATTCAGGTTCTTGAAGGTCGCCAGCCTTTTAAATATCTCACAATTGAAGAGAACCTGCGCGTGGGCACCGCCACCAGATTCGGGAAACCCTACAAACAGGATTTGGAGCTTGTTTACAATTATTTTCCCGCTCTGGTTCAAAGAAGAAAAGCACTGGCCGGATATTGCAGCGGCGGTGAATTGCAGATGCTGGTAATCGGCCGCGCTTTAATGGCGCATCCGCAACTTTTATTACTTGACGAACCTTCACTGGGATTGGCGCCTTTGGTTGTGCAGGAAATATTTCGCATCATCAAAAAAATTAACGAAGAACAACAAGCGACAATCATACTTGTGGAACAAAATGCCCGGATGGCCCTGCAGGTCGCTCATTACGGGTACGTTATGGAAAACGGTAAAGTCATGATGGAAGGGACTTCCAAAGAATTATCCGACAATCCCGATATAAAGGAATTCTATCTGGGCATGGCCGCATCGGGAATCGCGAAATCTTACAAAGACGTGAAGTCGTATCGACGCCGCAAACGCTGGCTCTGA
- a CDS encoding AMP-binding protein yields the protein MGRKYMNQLFDKKESWGKRKRKSQQDKALVEMVKLGYEKSARVKKMLDANNINPANIKSREDLECLPVTSREKLVEMEQQNPPYAGLENPDIPIDRIFTSPGPVYEPHLSETDYLWARAFFAAGIGPKDIALNAFSYHLVAAGLTFHNGLRRVGATVVPSGASSSQVQVQLIKDLKVTSYVGTPSFLKAIIDKSKEMGFDFKRDFLVKKACFAAETLLPDLRRSFENDYGIDTYQMYGATEVGDVAYECSEKKGWHICEETIVEIVDPATGKNVRDGELGEVVVTRLNNIFFLLRFGTGDLSRLITKACPCGRTSYRLAGIAGRVGDAVKVRGLFVAPSQIKMLQAKFNNLPLQVVVSRTGHEDVLKLRIEKISPEIGSASWGENFKKVFREICTVGINTLEYIEAGAIKPEEKLIVDQRKW from the coding sequence ATGGGAAGGAAATATATGAATCAACTATTTGATAAAAAAGAATCGTGGGGGAAGAGGAAGAGAAAAAGCCAGCAGGATAAGGCGTTGGTGGAGATGGTCAAGCTCGGGTACGAAAAATCGGCGCGTGTAAAAAAGATGCTGGATGCTAATAATATCAATCCTGCCAATATTAAATCGCGCGAGGATTTGGAGTGTCTGCCGGTTACATCGCGGGAGAAATTAGTCGAAATGGAACAGCAGAATCCGCCTTATGCCGGGCTGGAAAATCCGGATATTCCCATCGACAGAATTTTTACCTCTCCAGGGCCGGTTTATGAACCGCATCTTTCAGAAACAGATTATTTGTGGGCAAGGGCTTTTTTTGCGGCGGGTATTGGTCCAAAAGATATCGCGCTCAATGCCTTTTCGTATCACCTGGTTGCAGCAGGACTGACATTTCATAATGGCCTGCGCCGAGTCGGCGCTACAGTAGTTCCCTCCGGTGCTTCTTCTTCTCAAGTGCAGGTGCAGTTAATAAAAGATTTGAAAGTTACTTCTTACGTGGGCACACCAAGCTTTTTGAAGGCCATTATTGATAAGTCTAAGGAAATGGGTTTCGATTTCAAAAGGGATTTCCTGGTGAAAAAAGCCTGTTTTGCCGCCGAGACACTGCTACCGGATTTGCGCCGCTCTTTCGAAAATGATTACGGCATTGACACTTATCAAATGTATGGAGCAACTGAAGTAGGCGATGTTGCCTATGAATGTTCTGAGAAAAAAGGATGGCATATCTGTGAAGAGACCATCGTGGAAATCGTTGATCCGGCAACCGGTAAAAATGTTCGTGATGGCGAGTTGGGTGAAGTGGTGGTCACGAGACTCAACAACATTTTCTTTTTACTGCGTTTCGGAACAGGGGATTTGTCGCGTTTGATTACAAAAGCTTGTCCCTGTGGACGTACTTCATATCGCCTGGCAGGAATCGCTGGCAGGGTAGGGGATGCTGTGAAAGTTCGCGGATTGTTTGTCGCTCCCAGCCAGATCAAAATGCTTCAGGCGAAATTTAATAATCTTCCTCTACAGGTGGTCGTCAGTCGAACAGGTCATGAAGATGTGCTGAAATTGCGGATTGAAAAGATCTCGCCGGAAATCGGCAGCGCTTCCTGGGGGGAAAATTTCAAAAAAGTATTTCGCGAAATCTGCACGGTGGGAATCAATACTCTGGAATACATAGAAGCCGGAGCAATCAAACCGGAGGAGAAGTTGATTGTTGATCAGAGAAAGTGGTAA
- the recJ gene encoding single-stranded-DNA-specific exonuclease RecJ: MTTTRRLPVTKWKIIESGDKNIKNLFSKEFGIHPIISQILVNRGFQDKEVVRNYLYPSLNNLHSPFLMKDMKKGISRLLKAIYDHEEIIIYGDYDADGITSVVILFKFIREITPNVNYYIPDRVQEGYGLNIPAIDKFKNNNVKLIISVDCGISDLEQIAYARSLGIDTIVLDHHAISGPLPSAIASINPNREDCTFPFKGLAGVGIAFNFLIALRGTLNKEGFWKNNDYPNLKEYLDIVALGTIGDIAPLVDENRIFSKIGLELITEGLRPGIKALKEVSGVDNQNIDSFKASFSLIPRINAAGRIASPLDAVELLLTNNMEEARLLAKKLDSYNRQRQFMGKEIINEILEKIRANQSLGKRNALVFTSDKWHPGIIGTVASQLVDLFNRPAFVISLNNGIGKGSGRSISGFNIYKGIQQCAPLLLSYGGHCYAAGFSIKEENIEQFTFHLDEIISNSVQLPELLSQTIIDAECQLTDINLNLMNQMEMLAPFGSNNPEPVLYAHNIKVSAPIVVGNNHLKMWLNRDGISHGSIWFYMGEHLPAINGSSLDIVFTPQINDWNGSSDIQLKIKDVDVIS; the protein is encoded by the coding sequence ATGACGACAACTAGACGATTACCGGTAACAAAATGGAAAATAATAGAATCCGGCGATAAAAATATAAAAAATCTATTCAGTAAAGAATTCGGGATTCACCCGATTATATCTCAAATTCTGGTCAATAGAGGCTTTCAGGATAAGGAAGTAGTTCGTAATTACCTCTACCCTTCCCTTAATAATCTGCACAGTCCTTTTTTAATGAAAGATATGAAAAAGGGCATTTCACGTTTATTAAAGGCGATTTATGATCACGAAGAGATAATTATATACGGGGATTATGACGCTGACGGAATAACTTCTGTTGTTATTCTTTTCAAGTTTATCAGAGAAATAACACCTAATGTAAATTATTATATCCCCGACAGGGTACAGGAAGGTTATGGTTTAAACATACCAGCCATTGACAAATTCAAAAATAATAATGTCAAATTAATCATCTCCGTTGATTGCGGTATTTCCGACCTGGAACAAATTGCTTATGCCCGATCACTGGGCATTGATACGATTGTATTGGATCATCACGCAATATCAGGTCCGCTCCCTTCTGCTATAGCCTCTATAAATCCGAATCGTGAAGATTGTACGTTCCCGTTCAAAGGGCTCGCCGGTGTGGGCATTGCTTTTAACTTTCTTATTGCTTTACGCGGCACATTAAACAAAGAGGGATTCTGGAAAAACAACGATTATCCTAATTTAAAAGAATATCTGGATATTGTTGCTCTGGGGACCATTGGCGATATCGCACCTCTTGTTGACGAAAACAGGATTTTTTCCAAAATCGGGCTCGAATTAATTACTGAAGGTCTGCGACCGGGAATCAAAGCTCTCAAAGAAGTCAGCGGTGTTGATAATCAGAACATAGATTCTTTCAAAGCTTCTTTTTCTCTTATTCCCCGTATTAATGCCGCCGGACGCATTGCTTCTCCTCTGGATGCCGTGGAATTACTCTTGACTAATAATATGGAAGAAGCCCGATTACTGGCCAAAAAGCTTGATTCCTATAACCGGCAACGTCAATTTATGGGCAAAGAAATTATAAATGAAATTCTTGAAAAAATAAGAGCTAACCAGAGTCTCGGTAAAAGAAATGCTCTTGTTTTTACATCTGATAAATGGCATCCGGGAATTATCGGCACTGTAGCTTCACAACTCGTTGATCTTTTCAATCGTCCGGCATTTGTCATCAGCTTAAACAATGGTATAGGCAAAGGCTCAGGAAGAAGTATTTCCGGTTTCAATATTTACAAAGGCATTCAACAGTGCGCCCCTCTTTTACTTTCCTATGGCGGGCATTGTTATGCCGCCGGCTTCTCCATCAAGGAAGAAAACATTGAACAATTTACCTTTCATTTGGATGAAATAATTTCCAACAGTGTTCAACTTCCGGAACTTCTTTCTCAAACTATAATCGATGCGGAATGCCAACTCACAGATATTAATCTGAATTTAATGAACCAGATGGAAATGCTTGCGCCATTTGGCAGCAATAATCCTGAACCAGTGCTTTACGCTCACAATATCAAAGTTTCCGCACCTATCGTTGTCGGCAATAACCATCTGAAAATGTGGCTCAATCGCGATGGTATATCCCACGGGTCCATTTGGTTTTATATGGGTGAACATTTGCCTGCGATTAACGGATCCAGTCTTGATATAGTCTTCACACCGCAGATCAATGACTGGAACGGCTCTTCGGATATTCAACTGAAAATTAAAGATGTTGATGTTATTTCCTGA
- a CDS encoding DUF4911 domain-containing protein produces MIRKYLKLMRKDISLIQFIIEGYEGMATVTTIDPHAAIIQVSIIPDFILEMGDIINDLKNKYKMEEVADYQTK; encoded by the coding sequence ATGATAAGAAAATATTTAAAATTAATGCGAAAAGATATTTCCTTAATCCAATTTATTATTGAAGGATATGAGGGAATGGCCACGGTAACAACAATTGATCCTCACGCTGCAATAATCCAAGTTTCTATTATCCCGGATTTTATTTTAGAGATGGGTGATATAATTAACGATCTGAAAAATAAATATAAAATGGAAGAAGTTGCTGATTATCAGACAAAATAA